A window of the Bombina bombina isolate aBomBom1 chromosome 3, aBomBom1.pri, whole genome shotgun sequence genome harbors these coding sequences:
- the LOC128653993 gene encoding uncharacterized protein LOC128653993, producing the protein MSPPIAPQKRQDRMMQTEITILVDRAVIVTGALLGLLLAACVSQALMSQRMKREVSGASCHTFYEGSMTVPYCTTWASCSIPFTFDDDVICLTENEYGSWMLLTKRETVVFELSEEETITCDIPSFTVHCVTKDFCSTAVTREDCKDSKKDESWTIVLPDENLIFELQEGVGLICENPSMPSTSPKLTVGIQERILGCKTSIDTQVRAVMLNISYTDGEPEGLTYVCKYTGKESSEPLLMYIRRPVMDGKLLNNRHKGKRDHARRHLGSLHASSWELDNTFVKTAKDVFNVTNFQGPCWVCGFVPHGQTRGYPYLGVPLTMSMLADMIGNKTVWNFTGLNTPGRDDLLDKLHLANNVTTGAIMFQNLDGDIYSTNNLTQLPDMIMLMYNIGRLVKNRTGVFNIKLKFYDFSYLTYAHEKWKTKFGEPRDLIKDWYQLNRETLAGNTRTKDGRKRLNRICPPFVKLPVGYYWLCGRWAVKVIPCTHYGPCFLGYIFPAFNITTALPPPILHRTRRYLDLDKIHNGVKISEGMRLLATFVPHYGAATALTRLNTLADLVDEAFNVTRDAIELLALEQEQIRMVALQNRMALDYLLAAEGGVCQRIHQQCCVYIEDNTGKIKHDLHRLEEVQKHIREVHDDSFSKWLKDFDWTFGLGGWLGSFGKTIVKWLLISLACLCGMFIIVKMFGCFCNTLGRMCFKPKDNIT; encoded by the exons atgtcccctcccattgcgccccagaagcggcaggataggatgatgcaaacagagatcacg attcttgTTGACAGGGCTGTtattgtaaccggtgctctgtTGGGACTCCTTTTGGCCGCATGCGTAAGCCAAGCACTGATGAGCCAGAGGATGAAACGTGAGGTGTCCGGTGCCAGCTGTCACACCTTctatgagggaagcatgaccgttccgtattgcacaacatgggcatcctgctccatcccatttacctttgatgaCGACGTAATCTGTTTGACCGAAAATGAATACGGAAGTTGGATGCTCCTTACCAAGCGAGAAACGGTGgtatttgaactatcagaagaagagacaattacctgtgacatcccttccttcactgtacattgtgtaactaaagatttttgttctaCTGCAGTGACCAGGGAAGACTGCAAGGACTCTAAGAAGGAtgagagctggacaattgttttaccggatgagaacttaatatttgaattgcaagaaggggttgggttgatttgtgaaaatcccagtatgccttccacttccccaaaactaacagtggggattcaggaacgcattttaggttgtaaaacatccattgatacacaggttcgtgctgtaatgttaaacatatcatacactgatggggaaccagagggactgacatatgtgtgtaaatatacaggaaaagagtcatctgaacctcttttaatgtatatcaggagacctgtaatggatgggaaattattaaacaaccgacacaagggaaagagggaccatgcacggcgccatctaggctccctgcatgcctcctcatgggaacttgataatacctttgtaaaaactgccaaagatgtgtttaatgtgacaaattttcagggaccatgttgggtatgtgggtttgtgcctcacgggcagactaggggttaccctTATCTAGGTGTACctttaaccatgagtatgcttgccgatatgattgggaataagactgtgtggaattttacaggtcttaacacaccaggtagggatgacttgctggataagttgcatctagctaataatgtgactacaggtgctattatgtttcaaaatctagatggggatatatatagtactaataacctaacccagctacctgacatgataatgttaatgtataacataggacggctagttaaaaataggacaggggtattcaacattaaactgaaattctatgacttctcatatttgacttatgcccatgagaaatggaagactaagtttggtgagcccagagaccttattaaagactggtaccagcttaatagggaaacactagcaggtaacacacggactaaggatgggaggaagcgattgaataggatatgtcctccttttgttaaactgccagtgggatattattggttgtgtgggaggtgggcagtaaaggtaataccttgcacccattatggcccatgctttttaggatatatattccctgcttttaacataaccaccGCGCTTCCACCGCCTATATTGCATAGAACACgaagataccttgacctggacaaaatacacaatggagttaaaattagtgaaggtatgcgcctgcttgcaacatttgtccctcattatggggctgctacagccctcactagattaaaTACGCTAGCTGATTTAGTGGATGAAGCTTTTAATGTAACTAGAGATGCAATAGAGCTCTTAGCAttagaacaggaacaaattaggatggtggcattgcagaatagaatggctctagactatctcctagctgcagaaggaggagtttgccaaagaatccaccagcaatgctgtgtgtacatagaagacaatacaggtaaaatcaaacatgacctacacagactagaagaagtgcaaaagcacatacgtgaggtacatgatgattcatttagcaaatggcttaaagactttgactggacttttggactggggggatggcttggaagcttcggcaaaactatagttaaatggctattaataagtctggcttgcttgtgtgggatgttcattatagtaaaaatgtttggatgtttctgtaatacattaggtaggatgtgttttaaaccaaaagacaatattacttga